The following proteins come from a genomic window of Sulfitobacter indolifex:
- the mreC gene encoding rod shape-determining protein MreC yields the protein MPKDRSSSSDFTGPLRRLLLAVLVLALTGVFLLWRIDSPRVERFRAQVTDRFVPNLDWAMAPVTGTINLLRDFQSYQRLSEQNRELRSELRQMQAWKEAALQLEQENARLLDLNNVRLDPRLTFITGTVLADSGSPYRQSVLLNVGARDGLVEGWATMDGIGLVGRIAGVGKNTARVILLTDASSRIPATIQPSGQRAMVAGDNSAAPPLDFIENRELVRPGDRVISSGDGGVFPAGILIGQVAADPGGRLRVRLAADYERLEFLRVLRNHGNEKVPDTAHVITSDGPLAEPAAPVGMDQ from the coding sequence ATGCCCAAGGACCGTTCCAGCTCCAGTGATTTCACCGGCCCTTTGCGCCGGTTGCTGCTGGCTGTGCTGGTGCTGGCCCTGACCGGGGTCTTCTTGCTGTGGCGCATCGACAGCCCCCGCGTCGAGCGTTTCCGCGCGCAGGTCACCGACCGTTTTGTGCCCAACCTCGATTGGGCCATGGCCCCGGTGACCGGCACCATCAACCTGCTGCGCGATTTCCAAAGCTACCAACGCCTCAGCGAACAGAACCGCGAGCTGCGCTCGGAATTGCGCCAGATGCAGGCGTGGAAAGAAGCGGCCTTGCAGCTAGAGCAGGAGAACGCCCGACTGCTGGACCTCAACAATGTCCGGCTCGATCCGCGCCTCACCTTCATCACCGGCACGGTGCTGGCCGACAGCGGCTCCCCCTATCGCCAATCGGTGCTCTTGAACGTCGGCGCACGCGATGGGCTGGTCGAAGGCTGGGCGACGATGGACGGCATCGGGCTGGTCGGGCGCATTGCAGGTGTGGGCAAGAACACGGCGCGCGTGATCCTGCTGACCGACGCTTCCAGCCGCATTCCGGCAACGATCCAGCCCTCGGGCCAACGCGCGATGGTCGCAGGCGACAACAGCGCCGCGCCGCCGCTCGATTTCATCGAAAACCGCGAGTTGGTTCGCCCCGGTGACCGTGTCATCAGCTCGGGCGATGGCGGGGTTTTCCCGGCAGGCATCCTAATTGGCCAAGTCGCCGCCGATCCGGGTGGGCGCCTTCGGGTACGCTTGGCAGCGGATTACGAACGGTTGGAGTTCCTCCGCGTGTTGCGCAATCACGGCAACGAAAAGGTACCAGACACCGCGCATGTCATCACCTCAGATGGCCCCTTGGCCGAACCGGCAGCCCCGGTCGGGATGGACCAATGA
- a CDS encoding SDR family NAD(P)-dependent oxidoreductase: protein MSARVLVIGASGGIGAALAAACRSRGDAVTTLSRSADGFDVTDEASVRSGLGRFTSPFDAVIVATGALEIEGATPEKTIKAITQKAMMDQFALNAVGPALVLRHAEQLLPRDKRAVFAVLSARVGSIGDNRLGGWISYRSAKAAVNQIVHTAAIELRRSHLQSICVALHPGTVETAFTKKYVGRHPAVPASEAADNLLHVIDGLTPADSGGFFDWAGKAVAW from the coding sequence ATGAGCGCGCGGGTGCTTGTCATCGGTGCGAGTGGTGGCATCGGTGCGGCGCTGGCGGCGGCCTGTCGGTCGCGGGGCGATGCGGTGACCACGCTGTCGCGCTCGGCTGATGGGTTTGACGTGACGGATGAAGCTTCGGTTCGCTCTGGATTGGGGAGGTTCACCAGCCCGTTCGATGCGGTGATTGTCGCCACTGGCGCTTTGGAGATCGAAGGCGCAACTCCAGAGAAAACAATCAAAGCGATTACCCAAAAGGCGATGATGGACCAGTTTGCCCTGAACGCTGTCGGCCCCGCATTGGTCTTGCGCCACGCAGAGCAGCTCCTGCCGCGCGACAAGCGTGCAGTCTTTGCCGTGCTGTCGGCGCGGGTCGGCTCTATCGGGGATAACCGATTGGGCGGCTGGATCAGCTACCGCAGCGCCAAGGCGGCGGTGAACCAAATTGTGCATACCGCTGCTATTGAGCTTAGGCGCAGCCATCTGCAAAGCATCTGCGTGGCGCTGCATCCCGGCACAGTGGAAACCGCCTTTACCAAGAAATATGTTGGCCGCCATCCAGCCGTTCCGGCCTCAGAAGCGGCGGACAATCTGCTCCATGTGATAGACGGGCTGACCCCTGCGGATAGCGGCGGGTTCTTCGACTGGGCCGGAAAGGCGGTGGCGTGGTGA
- a CDS encoding rod shape-determining protein, whose protein sequence is MSILDQFRGLFSSDMAIDLGTANTLVYVKGKGIVLSEPSVVAYHVKDGVKKVLAVGEDAKLMLGRTPGSIEAIRPMREGVIADFDTAEEMIKHFIRKVHKRSTFSKPKIIVCVPHGATPVEKRAIRQSVLSAGARRAGLIAEPIAAAIGAGMPITDPTGNMVVDIGGGTTEVAVLSLGDIVYARSVRVGGDRMDEGIISYLRRQQNLLIGETTAERVKTSIGTARMPDDGRGTSMQIRGRDLLNGVPKEIEVTQAQIAEALAEPVQQICEAVMTALETTPPDLAADIVDRGVMLTGGGALLGDLDLALREQTGLAISVADEPLNCVALGTGKALEYEKQLRHAIDYDS, encoded by the coding sequence ATGTCCATCCTCGATCAATTCCGCGGCCTGTTCTCCTCCGATATGGCGATCGACCTCGGCACCGCGAATACGCTGGTTTACGTCAAGGGTAAGGGCATCGTGCTGAGCGAACCTTCTGTTGTCGCCTATCACGTCAAGGATGGTGTTAAGAAAGTGCTGGCAGTTGGCGAAGACGCCAAGCTGATGCTGGGCCGGACGCCGGGCAGCATCGAGGCGATCCGCCCGATGCGCGAAGGGGTCATTGCCGACTTCGACACCGCTGAAGAAATGATCAAGCACTTCATCCGCAAGGTGCACAAGCGCTCGACCTTCTCCAAGCCCAAGATCATCGTCTGTGTGCCCCATGGCGCGACCCCGGTGGAAAAACGCGCGATCCGCCAGTCGGTGTTGAGCGCTGGTGCCCGCCGCGCCGGGCTGATTGCAGAACCCATCGCAGCCGCCATTGGTGCGGGCATGCCGATCACCGATCCGACGGGCAACATGGTCGTCGACATCGGCGGCGGTACCACCGAAGTCGCGGTGCTGTCTCTGGGCGATATCGTCTATGCGCGCTCTGTCCGCGTGGGTGGTGACCGTATGGATGAGGGCATCATCAGCTACCTGCGCCGTCAGCAGAACCTGCTGATCGGGGAAACGACTGCTGAGCGGGTGAAAACCTCTATCGGTACGGCGCGGATGCCTGATGACGGGCGCGGCACCTCGATGCAGATCCGGGGGCGTGACCTGTTGAATGGCGTGCCTAAGGAAATCGAAGTGACCCAAGCGCAGATCGCCGAAGCGCTGGCCGAACCGGTGCAGCAGATTTGCGAAGCCGTCATGACCGCGCTGGAAACAACGCCGCCGGATCTCGCCGCTGACATCGTCGACCGTGGCGTGATGCTGACAGGCGGCGGTGCGCTGCTGGGCGATCTTGATCTGGCGCTGCGTGAACAGACCGGCCTTGCGATCTCGGTCGCGGATGAGCCGCTGAACTGTGTGGCGCTCGGCACTGGCAAGGCGCTGGAATACGAGAAACAGCTGCGCCACGCGATCGACTACGACAGTTAA
- a CDS encoding 2-hydroxyacid dehydrogenase has protein sequence MTINILFAAKAERWTGYEKPLNKALSKALAGREFKLDTEFPPVDVDYIVYAPNSDLQDFTPYTRAKAVLNLWAGVENITGNETLKIPLTRMVDFGLTHGMVEWVTGHVLRYHLGLDIDITRQDAKWEPRDQPLARERSVAILGLGALGQAVAKALVGLGFDVSGWSRSAKSIEGVRCLHGEDGLTEALKGAEIAVLLMPDTPATHDVLNAETLAQMPKGAFIINPGRGPLIDDDALLAALDSGQIAHATLDVFRVEPLPEDHPYWAHPHVTVTPHIAAATRNDTASEVIAENIRRSEADEPLLHVVDRDRGY, from the coding sequence ATGACGATCAATATTCTTTTCGCTGCCAAAGCCGAACGTTGGACTGGCTATGAAAAGCCGCTGAACAAGGCGCTATCGAAGGCGCTGGCGGGGCGGGAATTCAAACTCGACACAGAGTTTCCACCAGTAGATGTCGACTACATCGTCTATGCGCCGAACAGCGACCTACAGGATTTCACCCCCTACACCCGCGCCAAAGCGGTGCTAAACCTCTGGGCCGGGGTGGAGAACATCACCGGCAATGAGACGCTCAAGATCCCCCTGACCCGCATGGTCGATTTCGGCCTGACACATGGCATGGTGGAATGGGTCACGGGCCATGTGCTGCGCTATCATCTGGGGCTGGATATCGACATCACCCGCCAAGATGCCAAGTGGGAGCCGCGTGATCAACCGCTCGCCCGCGAACGCAGTGTGGCGATCCTTGGGCTTGGTGCCCTTGGGCAGGCGGTGGCCAAGGCGCTGGTTGGGCTTGGCTTTGACGTCAGCGGCTGGTCGCGAAGCGCAAAGTCAATCGAAGGCGTGCGTTGCCTGCATGGTGAGGATGGTTTGACCGAGGCACTAAAGGGCGCCGAGATCGCCGTGCTGCTGATGCCCGACACCCCCGCCACCCACGACGTGCTGAACGCAGAGACACTGGCGCAGATGCCCAAGGGGGCTTTCATCATCAACCCCGGTCGTGGGCCGCTGATTGACGATGACGCCCTGCTTGCAGCGCTTGATAGCGGCCAGATCGCCCATGCGACGCTTGATGTCTTCCGGGTAGAGCCGCTCCCCGAGGATCACCCCTATTGGGCGCATCCGCATGTTACCGTGACCCCGCATATTGCCGCCGCGACACGCAATGACACGGCCTCGGAGGTGATTGCCGAGAACATTCGCCGCAGCGAGGCTGATGAGCCTCTGCTGCATGTCGTGGATCGCGACCGGGGGTACTGA
- a CDS encoding M3 family metallopeptidase: MTNPLLAEWDTPFGIAPFDRISDDGFAPALQEALAAHRAEIDAIASNSDAPTFANTVEALEASGQALDKVLSVFFTVAGADSNPAREALQRDFSPELAAHQSAISGNEALFARIAAVWEARDALDLTEEQARVLMLSHRGFVRAGAALAGGAAKRMKEIKARLAVLGTQFTQNLLADERAWFMPLEEGDLTGLPDFVIDTARAAGAEKGADGPVVTLSRSLIVPFLQFSDRRDLREKAFRAWEARGANGGETDNRAIAAETLALREERAALLGYDSFAAYKLETEMAKTPAAVRDLLMSVWKPAKAQADADAQVLTALMQDDGVNGLLKPWDWRYYAEKRRAAEHDLDEAALKPYFQLDRMIDASFDCANRLFGLEFAPLDVPLYHPDCRAWEVTREGKHVAVFIGDYFARGSKRSGAWCSAMRAQAKFPQAQAPVVINVCNFAKGDPALLSYDDARTLFHEFGHALHQMLSDVTYESVSGTSVARDFVELPSQLYEHWLDQPEVLEKFATHARTGEAMPREMLEKVLAAATFDMGFQTVEYIASALVDLEFHDGAAPADPMARQAEVLSSIGMPQAIRMRHATPQFAHVFAGDGYSSAYYSYMWSEVMDADAFAAFEEAGGAFDAERAEALETHILSTGGSRDPAELYTAFRGRLPGVEALLKGRGLAA, encoded by the coding sequence ATGACAAATCCGCTGCTCGCCGAGTGGGACACGCCCTTTGGCATCGCCCCCTTCGACCGTATTTCCGACGACGGTTTCGCCCCCGCCCTGCAAGAGGCGCTGGCCGCCCACCGCGCCGAGATCGACGCCATTGCCAGCAACTCCGACGCGCCCACCTTCGCCAATACGGTTGAGGCGCTAGAGGCCTCGGGCCAAGCGCTCGACAAGGTTTTGAGTGTGTTCTTCACCGTCGCAGGGGCCGATAGCAATCCGGCGCGCGAGGCTTTGCAGCGCGACTTCTCGCCCGAACTGGCAGCGCATCAATCTGCAATCTCCGGCAATGAGGCGCTGTTCGCGCGGATCGCGGCGGTCTGGGAGGCGCGAGACGCGCTGGACCTGACCGAAGAACAGGCGCGGGTCTTGATGCTGTCCCACCGTGGCTTTGTCCGCGCCGGTGCGGCACTGGCAGGCGGTGCGGCCAAACGGATGAAAGAGATTAAGGCACGACTTGCGGTATTGGGCACGCAGTTCACCCAGAACCTGCTGGCCGATGAGCGCGCATGGTTCATGCCGCTGGAGGAGGGCGACCTCACCGGCCTGCCGGACTTTGTGATCGACACCGCCCGCGCGGCGGGGGCGGAAAAGGGCGCAGACGGCCCGGTGGTGACGCTTTCGCGCTCGCTGATTGTGCCTTTCCTGCAGTTCTCTGACCGGCGTGATCTGCGCGAGAAGGCGTTTCGCGCATGGGAGGCGCGCGGGGCCAATGGGGGCGAGACCGACAACCGCGCCATTGCGGCTGAGACCTTGGCGCTGCGCGAAGAACGCGCGGCCTTGCTTGGCTATGACAGCTTCGCGGCCTATAAGCTGGAAACGGAAATGGCCAAGACCCCAGCGGCAGTGCGCGATCTGCTGATGTCGGTCTGGAAACCCGCCAAGGCGCAGGCAGACGCCGATGCGCAGGTCTTGACCGCGCTGATGCAAGACGACGGTGTGAACGGGCTGCTGAAGCCGTGGGACTGGCGCTACTACGCTGAAAAACGCCGCGCGGCGGAGCATGATCTCGATGAGGCGGCGCTGAAGCCCTATTTCCAGCTCGACCGGATGATCGATGCATCCTTCGACTGCGCCAACCGGCTCTTCGGTCTTGAGTTTGCACCGCTCGACGTGCCGCTCTACCACCCCGATTGCCGGGCGTGGGAGGTGACGCGCGAGGGCAAGCATGTGGCGGTTTTCATCGGAGACTATTTCGCGCGCGGCTCGAAACGCTCAGGCGCTTGGTGCTCGGCGATGCGGGCGCAGGCAAAGTTCCCGCAGGCGCAGGCCCCGGTGGTCATTAACGTCTGCAACTTCGCCAAAGGCGATCCGGCGCTTTTGTCCTATGACGACGCGCGGACGTTGTTTCACGAGTTCGGCCACGCGCTGCACCAGATGTTGTCGGACGTGACCTATGAAAGCGTCAGCGGTACCTCGGTCGCGCGCGACTTCGTGGAGCTGCCAAGCCAGCTTTACGAGCATTGGCTGGACCAGCCTGAAGTGCTGGAGAAATTCGCCACCCACGCCCGCACGGGCGAGGCGATGCCGCGTGAGATGTTGGAAAAGGTACTGGCCGCCGCGACATTCGACATGGGGTTCCAGACGGTGGAATATATCGCCTCGGCGCTGGTCGATCTGGAGTTTCACGACGGCGCGGCTCCGGCTGATCCGATGGCGCGACAGGCTGAGGTGCTCAGCAGCATCGGCATGCCTCAGGCGATCCGGATGCGCCACGCCACGCCGCAGTTCGCGCATGTCTTCGCCGGGGACGGCTATTCCAGCGCGTACTACAGCTACATGTGGTCTGAGGTGATGGACGCCGACGCTTTCGCCGCTTTCGAGGAAGCGGGCGGCGCCTTCGATGCCGAGCGGGCTGAGGCGTTGGAAACCCACATCCTCTCGACCGGCGGCAGCCGCGATCCGGCGGAGCTTTACACAGCGTTCCGGGGGCGTTTGCCGGGGGTCGAAGCGCTGCTCAAAGGGCGTGGGCTGGCCGCCTAG
- the rodA gene encoding rod shape-determining protein RodA, which produces MSYLEHTVKSVPTGLRKILFMNWPLAILLASVAGVGFLMLYSVAGGSFNPWAEPQMKRFGIGMAIMFTVAMVPIWLWRNLSGVAYGATLVLLVAVELFGSVGMGAQRWIDIGFMRLQPSELMKITLVVFLAAYYDWLPVKKVSRPFWVLLPILIIVVPTALVLKQPDLGTSILLLTAGGGLMFLAGVHWAYFAAVIAAAIGLVTAVFQSRGTPWQLLKDYQYRRIDTFLDPSQDPLGAGYHITQSKIALGSGGWSGRGYMQGTQSRLNFLPEKHTDFIFTTLAEEFGFVGGLSLLCLYALIILFCVVSAVKNKDRFSSLLTLGIALNFFLFFAVNMSMVMGLAPVVGVPLPMVSYGGSAMLVLLLAFGFVQSAHVHRPR; this is translated from the coding sequence ATGAGCTATCTCGAACATACGGTCAAATCCGTCCCCACTGGCCTGCGCAAAATACTGTTTATGAACTGGCCGCTTGCGATCCTGTTGGCCAGTGTCGCGGGCGTTGGTTTTTTGATGCTCTACTCAGTCGCGGGCGGTTCTTTCAACCCTTGGGCCGAGCCGCAGATGAAGCGGTTTGGCATTGGCATGGCAATCATGTTCACCGTGGCGATGGTGCCGATCTGGCTCTGGCGCAACCTATCGGGCGTGGCCTATGGGGCGACGCTGGTGCTGTTGGTCGCGGTGGAATTATTCGGGTCGGTCGGCATGGGCGCGCAGCGCTGGATCGACATCGGCTTCATGCGGCTGCAACCGTCGGAGTTGATGAAGATCACGCTGGTGGTGTTTCTGGCCGCCTATTACGACTGGCTGCCGGTTAAAAAGGTCTCGCGCCCATTCTGGGTGCTGTTGCCGATCTTGATCATCGTCGTGCCAACCGCGTTGGTGTTGAAACAGCCCGATCTGGGCACGTCGATCCTGCTGCTTACGGCGGGGGGCGGGCTGATGTTCCTTGCCGGGGTGCATTGGGCCTATTTTGCTGCCGTCATCGCCGCTGCCATCGGGCTGGTTACTGCGGTTTTCCAATCGCGCGGCACGCCGTGGCAGTTGCTCAAGGATTACCAGTACCGACGCATTGATACTTTCCTTGACCCCAGTCAGGATCCCTTGGGCGCAGGCTATCACATCACTCAATCCAAGATCGCGCTCGGCTCGGGGGGATGGTCGGGGCGCGGTTATATGCAGGGCACGCAGTCGCGGCTGAACTTCTTGCCCGAGAAACACACCGACTTCATCTTTACCACGCTGGCCGAAGAATTCGGCTTTGTTGGCGGCCTATCGCTCTTGTGCCTTTATGCGCTGATCATCCTGTTCTGTGTGGTGTCGGCGGTGAAGAATAAGGATCGTTTCTCCAGCCTGCTGACTTTGGGTATCGCGCTCAACTTCTTTCTCTTTTTCGCTGTGAACATGTCGATGGTCATGGGGCTGGCCCCGGTGGTGGGTGTGCCGCTGCCAATGGTCAGCTACGGTGGCTCGGCCATGTTGGTGCTGCTTTTGGCCTTCGGCTTTGTTCAATCGGCGCATGTTCATAGACCGAGGTAA
- a CDS encoding 2-isopropylmalate synthase — protein sequence MTDMTKQDRVLIFDTTLRDGEQSPGATMTHAEKLEIAQLLDEMGVDIIEAGFPIASEGDFNAVSEIARQSQNAVICGLARAQLGDIDRCWEAVKHARQPRIHTFIGTSPLHRAIPNLTQDEMADRIHETVTHARNLCDNVQWSPMDATRTELDYLYRVVEIAIKAGATTINIPDTVGYTAPRESADLITKLLENVPGADEIIFATHCHNDLGMATANSLAAVEAGARQVECTINGLGERAGNTALEEVVMALKVRNDIMPYETRIDSTKIMNISRRVAAVSGFAVQFNKAIVGKNAFAHESGIHQDGMLKNAETFEIMRPEDVGLTETNIVMGKHSGRAALRSKLEDLGFELGDNQLKDVFVRFKELADRKKEIYEDDLIALMRTATDPEEDRIRLKSLKVVCGTEGPQTADMVLEVDGAEQSTNQTGDGPVDAAFNCIKALVLHTARLQLYQVHAVTEGTDAQATVSVRMEEEGRIVTGQSADTDTVVASVRAYIHALNRLLVRREKGGTDKREINYKDVG from the coding sequence ATGACCGATATGACGAAACAGGACCGTGTGCTGATCTTTGACACAACCTTGCGGGATGGCGAACAATCCCCCGGGGCCACGATGACCCATGCCGAAAAGCTGGAGATCGCGCAACTTCTCGATGAGATGGGCGTCGACATCATCGAAGCGGGTTTTCCCATCGCTTCGGAAGGCGACTTTAACGCGGTCAGCGAGATTGCCCGACAAAGCCAGAACGCCGTGATCTGCGGCCTTGCCCGCGCGCAGTTGGGTGACATTGATCGCTGCTGGGAGGCCGTGAAACATGCCCGCCAGCCGCGCATTCACACATTTATCGGCACCTCGCCCCTGCACCGCGCCATTCCAAACCTGACCCAAGACGAAATGGCCGACCGCATCCACGAAACCGTGACCCACGCGCGCAACCTCTGTGACAACGTGCAATGGTCGCCGATGGACGCCACGCGGACGGAACTGGACTACCTCTACCGCGTCGTCGAGATCGCTATCAAGGCCGGGGCCACCACGATCAACATCCCCGACACCGTGGGCTACACCGCCCCGCGTGAAAGCGCTGATCTGATCACCAAACTGCTCGAAAATGTGCCGGGCGCGGATGAGATCATCTTTGCGACGCACTGCCACAACGATCTGGGTATGGCGACTGCCAACAGCCTTGCCGCGGTTGAGGCCGGGGCGCGGCAGGTGGAATGCACCATCAACGGTTTGGGCGAACGCGCGGGCAACACGGCACTCGAAGAGGTCGTCATGGCGCTGAAGGTGCGCAATGACATCATGCCCTACGAGACACGCATCGACAGCACCAAGATCATGAACATCTCGCGCCGGGTCGCCGCCGTTTCGGGCTTCGCAGTTCAGTTCAACAAAGCGATCGTCGGCAAAAACGCCTTCGCGCATGAGAGCGGCATCCACCAAGACGGCATGCTCAAGAACGCCGAGACATTTGAGATCATGCGCCCCGAAGATGTGGGTCTGACCGAGACCAATATCGTCATGGGCAAACATTCGGGCCGCGCGGCGCTGCGGTCCAAGCTCGAAGACCTCGGGTTTGAACTGGGCGACAACCAGCTCAAGGATGTCTTTGTGCGGTTCAAGGAATTGGCCGACCGTAAAAAGGAAATCTACGAGGACGATCTGATTGCGCTGATGCGCACCGCGACCGATCCCGAAGAAGACCGCATTCGCCTTAAGTCGTTGAAAGTGGTTTGTGGCACCGAAGGCCCGCAGACTGCTGACATGGTACTTGAAGTGGACGGTGCAGAGCAATCCACCAATCAAACCGGCGATGGCCCCGTTGATGCTGCGTTCAATTGCATCAAGGCGCTGGTGCTGCATACCGCGCGCTTGCAGTTGTATCAGGTGCATGCCGTGACCGAAGGCACCGACGCGCAGGCGACGGTTTCCGTGCGGATGGAAGAAGAGGGCCGCATCGTGACCGGCCAATCGGCGGATACTGATACCGTGGTGGCGAGTGTGCGGGCCTATATTCACGCGCTGAACCGTCTTTTAGTGCGGCGCGAGAAGGGCGGCACGGACAAGCGCGAGATCAACTACAAAGATGTAGGTTGA
- a CDS encoding VOC family protein — translation MQKIQTLGVHHITLTGADRQSSIDFWEGVLGMPFIFDQPNLDDPDEGHLYFDPGDGRLITIFTNETRKRVHNRTPMDPGCVHHLAFEVDRAMFDQIPERLEARGIGHSGVKDRGFMHSIYFKDPLGQLIELACYTFIPPRGSSHAEVMLEAHKLRVAAGDDHIQRQHLADAVVKIMEQGQASLSEDRGAKNPY, via the coding sequence ATGCAAAAGATACAGACACTTGGGGTGCATCACATCACCCTCACCGGGGCAGATCGGCAAAGCTCCATCGACTTCTGGGAGGGGGTCTTGGGGATGCCTTTCATCTTTGATCAGCCAAATTTAGATGACCCGGACGAGGGGCACCTCTATTTTGATCCCGGCGACGGGCGGCTGATTACGATCTTTACCAATGAGACCCGCAAGCGGGTGCACAACCGCACGCCGATGGATCCGGGCTGCGTGCATCATTTGGCGTTCGAGGTGGACCGCGCGATGTTTGACCAAATCCCCGAGCGGTTAGAGGCGCGGGGCATCGGGCATTCGGGGGTGAAAGACCGAGGCTTCATGCATTCGATCTATTTCAAGGATCCGCTGGGGCAGTTGATTGAACTGGCCTGCTACACCTTCATCCCGCCGCGCGGATCGAGCCATGCCGAGGTGATGCTGGAAGCGCATAAGCTGCGCGTTGCGGCGGGGGATGATCATATCCAGCGGCAGCATCTGGCGGATGCGGTGGTGAAGATTATGGAGCAGGGGCAGGCGTCGCTGAGCGAAGATCGCGGGGCGAAGAACCCGTATTGA
- the mrdA gene encoding penicillin-binding protein 2 produces MRRSRADNDANHMRLTRRAALLGGAQLLFMGGLAARMRYLQVDQADQFRLLAEENRINIRLIPPSRGEIFDRNGVQLADNVPSYRIVMVREDAGDVDAVMERLAQVIEIDEETRARAMAEMARSAPFLPVTIVDDVSWEVVSKVSVNAPALPGVTPEVGLTRVYPRGADFAHVVGRVGRVSQADLDALEDPDQVLRIPRFQIGKINVEARAESLLRGSAGTKHVEVNATGRVMRELERREGQAGADLQLTVDANLQRYVQARLGDESAAVVIIDCENGDLAALASSPSYDPNLFIGGISSADYNPLLNSKYRPLVNKPVQGTYPPGSTFKMIVALAAIEEGIVSPEETVYCPGHLEVAGRRFHCWKRAGHGWVNLQDSLKQSCDVYYYDLAVKVGIEKITAMSNRFGLGIKHDLALSSVAGGLAPTKQWKRSARGEEWVVGDTVNASIGQGFTLSSPLQLAVMSARIATGRVVTPRLIKSIDGVEQPSGAGEPMGLNENNLRQLRKAMYDVVNDRRGTGYRSRIIDETMRMAGKTGTSQVRNITAAERARGVTSNADLPWERRDHALFVCFAPFDKPKYAACVLVEHGGGGSTAAAPIARDVMLQAMAGGEPPLEAYPKSDRGRIATQQEELRNTAPETAASAEGDDQA; encoded by the coding sequence ATGAGACGTAGCCGCGCCGACAACGATGCCAACCACATGCGCCTGACCCGCCGTGCCGCCCTTTTGGGCGGGGCGCAACTGCTGTTCATGGGCGGTCTGGCCGCGCGGATGCGCTATTTGCAAGTCGATCAAGCCGATCAATTTCGCCTGCTGGCCGAAGAGAACCGGATCAACATCCGGCTGATCCCGCCGTCCCGTGGCGAAATTTTCGACCGCAACGGCGTGCAGCTGGCCGACAACGTGCCCTCTTACCGGATCGTCATGGTGCGCGAAGATGCGGGCGACGTCGACGCGGTGATGGAGCGTTTGGCGCAGGTCATTGAGATTGACGAGGAAACCCGCGCGCGCGCAATGGCCGAGATGGCCCGCTCTGCCCCGTTCTTGCCGGTCACCATCGTCGATGACGTCAGTTGGGAGGTCGTGAGCAAGGTCAGCGTCAACGCCCCCGCCCTGCCGGGCGTGACACCTGAAGTGGGTCTAACCCGCGTCTACCCGCGCGGCGCAGATTTTGCGCATGTGGTGGGCCGCGTGGGCCGGGTAAGCCAAGCCGATCTCGATGCGCTGGAAGACCCTGATCAGGTGCTGCGCATTCCCCGTTTCCAAATCGGCAAGATCAACGTTGAGGCCCGCGCCGAAAGCCTGCTGCGCGGCTCTGCTGGCACCAAACATGTCGAGGTGAACGCCACCGGTCGGGTGATGCGCGAACTTGAGCGGCGCGAAGGTCAGGCCGGGGCGGATCTGCAATTGACCGTCGACGCCAATCTGCAACGCTATGTGCAGGCCCGTCTGGGAGACGAAAGCGCCGCCGTGGTCATAATTGACTGCGAGAATGGCGATCTGGCCGCATTGGCCTCTTCACCCAGCTATGATCCAAACCTCTTTATCGGGGGCATCTCCTCGGCGGATTATAATCCGCTGTTGAATTCCAAATACCGACCCTTGGTGAACAAGCCGGTGCAGGGCACCTACCCGCCTGGCTCAACCTTCAAGATGATCGTCGCACTCGCCGCTATCGAAGAGGGCATCGTCAGCCCCGAAGAGACGGTATATTGCCCCGGCCATCTGGAAGTCGCGGGGCGGCGGTTCCACTGCTGGAAGCGCGCGGGCCACGGATGGGTTAACCTTCAAGATTCTCTCAAACAATCTTGCGACGTGTATTATTACGACCTCGCCGTAAAGGTGGGGATTGAGAAGATTACCGCCATGTCGAACCGCTTTGGCCTTGGGATCAAACATGATCTGGCACTGTCTTCGGTTGCGGGCGGGCTCGCCCCGACCAAACAGTGGAAACGCTCGGCCCGAGGTGAGGAATGGGTCGTGGGCGATACGGTCAACGCCTCTATCGGGCAGGGTTTCACCCTCTCCTCCCCGCTGCAACTGGCCGTGATGAGCGCCCGGATCGCCACTGGGCGCGTGGTGACGCCACGGTTGATTAAATCCATCGATGGGGTGGAGCAGCCCAGCGGTGCGGGCGAGCCGATGGGCCTGAACGAAAACAACCTGCGCCAGTTGCGCAAGGCGATGTACGACGTTGTCAACGATCGGCGCGGCACCGGCTATCGCAGCCGCATCATTGACGAGACGATGCGTATGGCCGGCAAGACGGGCACCAGTCAGGTCCGTAACATCACCGCTGCCGAACGCGCGCGTGGGGTGACCAGCAACGCTGATCTGCCGTGGGAACGGCGCGACCATGCGCTTTTTGTCTGTTTTGCCCCTTTCGACAAGCCGAAGTACGCGGCCTGCGTATTGGTGGAACACGGCGGAGGCGGCTCGACCGCTGCCGCGCCAATCGCCCGCGATGTGATGTTGCAGGCGATGGCCGGGGGGGAACCGCCGTTGGAAGCTTACCCCAAGTCTGACCGGGGCCGCATTGCCACCCAACAAGAAGAACTGCGCAATACCGCCCCCGAAACCGCCGCCAGCGCGGAGGGGGACGATCAGGCATGA